A region of Pseudomonas cavernicola DNA encodes the following proteins:
- a CDS encoding ABC transporter permease, with amino-acid sequence MNENRLINLLLRSYVVLVFIFIFTPIAGSFVFSFNIDRFPSLPLGGFSLHWYETIAADPAVWQAFRNSLMVGVVVSLVSTLLGFTAAYTDFRYHFFGKPIYMALALLPPTIPVVIMGLAMLAFLSRIGLSGEIHSVIVSHIVMCAPFAMAVIRMRLAQMDPNIEAAAWNLGASQWKAMRFVILPFAAPSIFAALFVTMAVSFDEFAVAWFVSGLNETVPVRILNTLQGQVSPTINAIGTIVFITTMTLVILAQVLLMRRQKPASA; translated from the coding sequence ATGAACGAGAATCGCCTGATCAACCTGTTGCTGCGCAGTTACGTCGTGCTGGTGTTCATCTTCATCTTCACGCCGATCGCCGGCAGCTTCGTGTTCTCATTCAACATCGACCGCTTCCCGTCCCTGCCGCTGGGCGGCTTCAGCCTGCACTGGTACGAGACGATCGCCGCCGACCCGGCGGTGTGGCAGGCATTCAGGAACAGCCTGATGGTGGGTGTGGTGGTGTCGCTGGTGTCGACCCTGCTCGGCTTCACTGCGGCCTACACCGATTTCCGCTACCACTTCTTCGGCAAGCCGATATACATGGCGCTCGCACTGCTGCCGCCGACCATCCCAGTCGTGATCATGGGGCTGGCGATGCTGGCTTTCCTGTCGCGGATCGGGCTTTCCGGCGAGATCCACTCGGTGATAGTCAGCCACATCGTGATGTGCGCGCCGTTCGCGATGGCGGTGATCCGGATGCGCTTGGCGCAGATGGATCCCAACATCGAGGCGGCGGCGTGGAACCTTGGCGCCAGTCAATGGAAGGCCATGCGCTTTGTGATCCTGCCGTTCGCGGCACCGAGCATCTTCGCCGCGCTGTTCGTGACCATGGCCGTTTCCTTCGACGAGTTCGCCGTCGCCTGGTTCGTGTCAGGGCTCAACGAGACGGTGCCGGTACGCATCCTCAATACGCTGCAAGGGCAGGTGAGCCCGACCATCAACGCGATCGGCACGATCGTCTTCATCACGACGATGACCTTGGTAATCCTCGCGCAGGTGCTGCTGATGCGGCGGCAGAAGCCGGCGAGCGCCTGA
- a CDS encoding ABC transporter permease produces the protein MSGSKPLAQAYGGKKTFRLPWYGLSFSMPILIWQLIFFVFPLVFLVAISFWVVRNFRMVPTFEWLNWSYMLSRGFFWDAYLHTLGMAAGATVLVSMVAFPCAYTIAFKFRESAKQLIVLLLITPFFTSYLVRTYSWQVFLSDNGILNAALGLLGLGPIPMLNTAFGTYVGYFTLCLPLVVLLQLFSLMYIDRSLIEAAHNLGCGRLRTVFQVVVPSARIGIVVAALFCFILTFGDFVSPLYLGGGQPPTLSTLITDTTKSGQQWPRAAVIATMMIVTLLITAFGSVRFAYRRRA, from the coding sequence ATGAGTGGCTCTAAGCCGCTCGCGCAGGCATATGGCGGCAAGAAAACATTCCGCTTGCCTTGGTACGGCCTCAGTTTCTCGATGCCGATCCTGATCTGGCAGCTGATCTTCTTCGTCTTTCCGTTGGTGTTCCTGGTCGCGATCAGCTTCTGGGTCGTGCGCAATTTCCGGATGGTGCCGACGTTCGAGTGGCTGAACTGGAGCTACATGCTCAGCCGCGGGTTCTTCTGGGACGCCTATTTGCACACCCTCGGGATGGCCGCGGGTGCAACGGTGTTGGTCAGTATGGTGGCCTTTCCCTGCGCCTACACGATCGCCTTCAAGTTCCGCGAATCGGCTAAGCAGCTGATAGTGCTGCTGCTGATCACGCCGTTCTTCACCAGCTACCTAGTGCGCACCTATTCGTGGCAGGTGTTCCTCAGCGACAACGGCATCCTCAACGCCGCGCTCGGCCTGCTCGGGCTGGGGCCGATTCCAATGCTGAACACCGCGTTCGGCACCTATGTCGGCTACTTCACGCTGTGCCTGCCGCTGGTGGTGCTACTGCAGCTGTTCAGCCTGATGTACATCGACCGCTCGCTGATCGAGGCGGCGCACAACCTCGGCTGCGGACGACTGCGAACGGTGTTCCAGGTGGTGGTGCCGTCGGCGCGGATCGGCATAGTCGTCGCGGCGCTGTTCTGCTTCATCCTAACCTTCGGCGACTTTGTCAGCCCACTCTACCTGGGCGGTGGCCAGCCGCCGACCTTGAGCACGCTGATCACCGACACCACCAAGTCCGGTCAGCAATGGCCACGCGCGGCAGTGATTGCAACGATGATGATCGTGACGCTGCTGATCACGGCCTTCGGATCAGTCCGCTTCGCTTACCGGAGGCGCGCATGA
- a CDS encoding extracellular solute-binding protein produces MKNRIDLSRRTFLQTTGILAGSAALSSFLPLRSFAAEEKELVILAWAGHAEPDIVADFERQHGIKVRAKYYTGGDNMLGLISQSPPGTFDLILSDAEYVQQLNAAGYIERLDPADYPFDDFFPEFQRFPGHWQDNELYSVLIRFGFLGIAYNTQLVSEAKVRSYNVFWDESLKGKVGHFDWHLPNLGQISLLSGNSRPYDIDEAHWQAVKQKMMSLRPQIGGFFDYGGTFSSLKNGQIHAMCGIGDWITGVLQRAGAPVKTVVPEEGGLQWTESYCIAKKASSPELAKKFIQYITSPEGQVKSAKMAAYPALIPSKKGWELLSQADPAEAKRQSMVLGQRNVMDDIRDGRIKYRELPVQQSLEEWNDFWSEYKGA; encoded by the coding sequence ATGAAAAATCGCATCGACCTTTCGCGCCGGACATTTCTCCAGACCACGGGCATTCTGGCGGGTAGCGCGGCCCTTTCTAGCTTCCTACCCTTGAGAAGCTTTGCCGCAGAGGAAAAAGAGCTGGTCATCCTGGCATGGGCCGGGCATGCCGAGCCGGACATAGTCGCCGACTTCGAGCGCCAGCACGGGATCAAGGTCAGGGCCAAGTATTACACCGGCGGTGACAACATGCTCGGGCTGATCTCGCAGTCCCCACCCGGCACCTTCGACTTGATCCTGTCTGACGCCGAATACGTGCAGCAACTCAACGCCGCCGGCTACATCGAGCGACTCGACCCAGCCGACTACCCCTTCGACGACTTCTTCCCCGAATTCCAGCGCTTCCCCGGGCACTGGCAGGACAACGAACTGTATTCGGTCCTGATCCGCTTCGGCTTTCTCGGCATCGCCTACAACACCCAGCTTGTTTCCGAAGCCAAGGTGCGCAGCTATAACGTGTTCTGGGACGAAAGCCTCAAGGGCAAGGTCGGGCATTTCGACTGGCACCTGCCGAATCTGGGACAGATCAGCCTGCTGAGCGGCAATTCGCGTCCGTACGACATCGACGAGGCGCACTGGCAAGCCGTCAAGCAGAAGATGATGAGCCTACGCCCGCAGATCGGCGGATTCTTCGATTACGGCGGAACCTTTTCATCGCTGAAGAACGGTCAGATCCATGCGATGTGCGGCATCGGCGACTGGATCACCGGTGTCCTGCAGCGCGCCGGCGCCCCGGTGAAGACCGTGGTGCCGGAGGAAGGTGGATTGCAATGGACTGAGTCCTACTGCATCGCCAAGAAGGCGAGCAGCCCCGAACTGGCGAAGAAGTTCATCCAGTACATCACCTCGCCGGAAGGTCAGGTCAAGTCGGCGAAGATGGCCGCCTATCCGGCTCTGATCCCGAGCAAGAAAGGTTGGGAACTGTTGAGCCAGGCTGATCCCGCCGAAGCGAAGCGCCAAAGCATGGTGCTCGGCCAGCGCAACGTCATGGATGACATCCGGGATGGCCGCATCAAGTACCGCGAGCTTCCGGTCCAGCAGAGTCTGGAGGAGTGGAACGACTTCTGGTCGGAATACAAGGGCGCCTGA
- a CDS encoding L-serine ammonia-lyase, with product MAISVFDLFKIGIGPSSSHTVGPMRAAALFVQGLRERGVLAQVRRVEVRLYGSLSATGVGHGSDNAVIMGLMGEWPDAIDPAQIGPRIAALRASQCLLLDGHFEVPFDWARDLLLLDENLPYHPNAMTLIVEGASGELHRDTYYSVGGGFVVDAAQAASGSLDQDQTQLPYDFSSAAELLRLCQEHGLRVSELMLANEKAWRSEAEIRQGLMRLWQAMRDCVEQGLKHEGVLPGGLNVKRRAAKLHRSLQELGKPNVIGTTLSGMEWVNLFALAVNEENAAGGRMVTAPTNGAAGIIPAVLHYYVRFSPAVSEADVIDYFLAAAAVGILCKKNASISGAEVGCQGEVGSACAMAAAGLAEILGATPGQLENAAEIGLEHNLGLTCDPVGGLVQVPCIERNAIAAVKAINAAQMALRGDGEHFISLDRVIRTMRDTGADMHDKYKETSRGGLAVSAIEC from the coding sequence ATGGCCATCAGCGTATTCGACCTGTTCAAGATTGGTATCGGCCCCTCTAGCTCGCACACGGTGGGGCCGATGCGCGCCGCCGCGCTGTTCGTGCAGGGGCTGCGCGAGCGCGGCGTGTTGGCGCAGGTGCGCCGCGTTGAGGTGCGCCTGTATGGCTCGCTGTCCGCCACCGGGGTCGGGCACGGCAGCGACAACGCGGTGATCATGGGGCTGATGGGCGAATGGCCGGACGCCATCGACCCGGCGCAGATCGGCCCACGCATCGCCGCCCTGCGCGCGAGCCAGTGCCTGCTGCTCGATGGCCACTTCGAGGTGCCGTTCGACTGGGCGCGCGACCTGCTGCTGCTCGACGAAAACCTGCCCTACCACCCGAACGCCATGACCCTGATCGTCGAAGGCGCGAGCGGCGAGCTGCACCGCGACACCTACTACTCGGTCGGCGGTGGCTTCGTGGTGGATGCCGCCCAGGCCGCCAGCGGCTCGTTGGATCAGGACCAGACCCAGCTGCCGTACGACTTCTCCAGCGCCGCCGAACTGCTGCGTCTGTGCCAGGAACATGGCCTGCGGGTGTCCGAACTGATGCTGGCCAACGAAAAGGCCTGGCGCAGCGAAGCGGAAATCCGCCAAGGCCTGATGCGTCTGTGGCAGGCCATGCGCGACTGCGTCGAGCAGGGCCTCAAGCATGAAGGCGTGCTGCCGGGCGGGCTCAACGTCAAACGCCGCGCCGCCAAGCTGCACCGCAGCCTGCAGGAGCTGGGCAAGCCCAACGTGATCGGCACGACCCTCAGCGGCATGGAATGGGTCAACCTGTTCGCCCTGGCGGTGAACGAAGAAAACGCCGCCGGTGGGCGAATGGTCACGGCGCCGACCAACGGCGCGGCGGGGATCATCCCGGCGGTGCTGCATTATTACGTGCGCTTCAGCCCGGCGGTGAGCGAGGCGGACGTGATCGATTACTTCCTTGCCGCCGCAGCGGTGGGCATCCTCTGCAAGAAAAACGCCTCGATCTCCGGCGCCGAAGTCGGCTGTCAGGGCGAGGTCGGTTCGGCCTGCGCGATGGCCGCCGCCGGCCTGGCGGAAATCCTCGGTGCCACCCCGGGACAGCTGGAGAACGCCGCCGAGATCGGCCTGGAGCACAACCTCGGGCTGACCTGCGACCCGGTCGGCGGGCTGGTGCAGGTGCCGTGCATCGAGCGTAACGCGATAGCGGCGGTGAAGGCGATCAACGCGGCGCAGATGGCCCTGCGTGGCGACGGCGAACACTTCATCTCGTTGGATCGGGTGATCCGTACCATGCGCGACACCGGCGCCGACATGCACGACAAGTACAAGGAAACCTCGCGCGGCGGTCTGGCCGTCAGTGCCATCGAGTGCTGA
- a CDS encoding multicopper oxidase family protein, with translation MKSKLLANWKGKLQAGTWGISIQASGWKPLSPAPLDEADGAGRRSFLKLGAAAMAAPLLLRARISTAGDDDDDASPPVFPPSPPTKPWQERLPDAITPLAPLDQLNPLTPAPSVTANTAGEEECGRGAHQRHDELLDAVGVTQTVYALNAVERPDWQFHPDYPKQPVWVFESDNPDKSQFSPVFFARYGQPILCRFRNRLPQNHTGFGSPEISVHLHNLHAPSESDGFPGDYFSPTKAGPTLSAPGKWKDHFYPNIYAGYDQQKTPLGDPNEALGTLWFHDHTLDFTAPNNVRGLFGFYLLFDNLDSGDEGPQSSGLRLPSHPYDYTLSFGDRRFDANGRLFYDQFNPEGVLGDKVIVNGKIEPVLRVAKRKYRLRLLNIGPSRNYELYLARANGVVQTFTYIANDGNLLPAPLLNQARVRIGVAERADIVVDFSRYPIGTELYIVNRLEQITTRKPGAVKAPGTQLLKIIVDRTAADVSVVPSALRPLPPLPTAAEIAAFPVRRWVFNRSGGLWTINDQLVDVQTPRAQIRQGEYEVWELVNIDNGWIHPIHIHFEEGRILSRNFEGKNVPIPAHEQGRKDVFMLRGPETIRVLLRFRDFKGKYVMHCHNLIHEDHAMMLRFDIV, from the coding sequence ATGAAATCAAAACTCTTGGCTAACTGGAAAGGCAAACTGCAAGCGGGCACGTGGGGGATATCCATCCAGGCGAGTGGCTGGAAACCCCTCTCGCCCGCCCCATTGGACGAAGCCGACGGCGCCGGCCGGCGCTCCTTCCTGAAGCTCGGCGCAGCCGCGATGGCGGCGCCGCTCCTGCTGCGGGCGCGTATCAGCACGGCCGGGGACGATGATGATGACGCAAGCCCGCCGGTGTTCCCCCCCAGCCCGCCGACCAAGCCGTGGCAGGAGAGGCTACCCGACGCGATCACGCCACTCGCCCCGCTCGACCAGCTCAACCCGCTAACCCCGGCCCCCAGCGTGACGGCGAATACTGCGGGCGAAGAAGAGTGCGGCCGGGGCGCGCACCAGCGCCATGACGAACTCCTTGACGCGGTTGGCGTGACACAGACTGTTTACGCGCTGAATGCCGTGGAGCGGCCCGATTGGCAGTTCCATCCGGACTATCCGAAACAGCCGGTCTGGGTCTTCGAAAGCGACAACCCGGATAAGAGCCAATTCAGTCCGGTGTTCTTCGCCCGTTATGGCCAGCCCATCCTCTGCCGCTTCCGCAATCGGCTGCCGCAGAATCACACCGGCTTCGGCTCGCCCGAGATCTCCGTGCACCTGCACAATCTGCATGCGCCATCGGAGAGCGATGGCTTCCCCGGCGACTACTTCAGCCCGACCAAGGCCGGGCCGACCCTGAGCGCGCCGGGGAAATGGAAAGACCACTTCTACCCCAACATCTATGCCGGCTACGACCAGCAGAAAACCCCCCTCGGCGATCCGAACGAGGCCCTCGGCACGCTGTGGTTTCACGACCACACCCTGGACTTCACCGCGCCGAACAACGTCCGCGGCTTGTTCGGCTTTTACCTGTTGTTCGACAACCTCGACTCGGGCGACGAGGGCCCGCAAAGCAGCGGGCTGCGGCTGCCGAGCCATCCCTACGATTACACCCTGAGCTTTGGCGATCGGCGCTTCGACGCCAACGGCCGGCTGTTCTACGACCAGTTCAATCCCGAGGGGGTGCTCGGCGACAAGGTGATAGTCAATGGCAAGATCGAGCCGGTGTTGCGCGTCGCCAAACGCAAGTATCGCCTGCGCCTGCTGAATATCGGCCCGAGCCGTAATTACGAGCTGTATCTGGCGCGGGCCAACGGCGTCGTGCAGACCTTCACCTACATCGCCAACGACGGCAACCTGTTGCCGGCGCCGCTGCTGAACCAGGCCAGGGTGCGCATCGGCGTGGCCGAACGCGCGGATATCGTCGTGGACTTTTCCAGGTATCCGATCGGCACCGAGCTGTACATCGTCAACCGCCTCGAGCAGATCACTACGCGCAAGCCTGGAGCCGTAAAGGCGCCGGGCACCCAACTGCTGAAGATCATCGTCGACCGCACCGCGGCGGATGTCAGCGTGGTGCCGAGCGCGCTTCGCCCGCTGCCGCCGCTACCCACTGCTGCAGAAATCGCGGCATTTCCGGTTCGCCGCTGGGTGTTTAACCGCAGTGGTGGCTTGTGGACGATTAACGATCAGCTGGTCGACGTGCAAACCCCGCGCGCCCAGATCCGCCAAGGCGAGTACGAGGTATGGGAGCTGGTGAATATCGACAACGGCTGGATCCACCCGATCCACATCCACTTCGAGGAGGGACGCATCCTCAGCCGGAATTTTGAGGGGAAAAACGTCCCGATCCCGGCACACGAGCAAGGCCGCAAGGACGTCTTCATGCTCCGCGGACCCGAGACCATTCGGGTGCTCTTGCGCTTCCGCGACTTCAAAGGGAAATACGTCATGCACTGTCACAACCTGATCCACGAGGATCACGCGATGATGCTGCGCTTCGACATCGTCTGA
- a CDS encoding SCO family protein: MNTRRNLLVGLGAAALGVVAWRTGSDTRRLEAQPAGADTTGASYFPNITLYTHEGKPVKVYDDLIRGKVVAFNMMYTLCGGFCPTMTANLRGVQKLLGERAGRDVFMYSISLQPELDTPQILKAYAEQHHVGPGWSFLTGAPADIELLRRRLGFYDVDPLVDGNKASHTGMVRIGNDRNNRWTMAAARSVPEQIFAAINHVDNSVVHTA; the protein is encoded by the coding sequence ATGAACACTCGCAGAAATCTCTTGGTCGGCCTCGGCGCCGCCGCGCTCGGCGTTGTCGCCTGGCGCACCGGCAGCGACACCCGCCGGCTCGAAGCTCAGCCGGCTGGCGCCGATACAACTGGCGCCAGCTATTTCCCGAACATCACGCTCTACACCCACGAAGGCAAACCGGTGAAGGTCTACGACGACCTGATTCGCGGCAAAGTGGTCGCCTTCAACATGATGTACACACTCTGTGGCGGCTTTTGCCCGACCATGACGGCGAACCTGCGGGGCGTGCAGAAGCTGTTGGGCGAGCGCGCCGGGCGTGACGTCTTCATGTACTCGATCTCACTGCAGCCGGAGCTGGATACGCCACAGATCCTCAAGGCCTACGCCGAGCAGCATCACGTCGGCCCAGGCTGGTCGTTCTTGACCGGTGCGCCCGCCGACATCGAACTGCTGCGCCGGCGCCTCGGCTTCTACGATGTCGATCCGCTGGTCGACGGCAACAAAGCGAGCCATACCGGCATGGTCCGGATCGGTAATGACCGCAACAACCGCTGGACCATGGCTGCGGCGCGCTCAGTTCCCGAACAGATCTTTGCCGCCATCAATCATGTCGACAATAGCGTCGTGCATACGGCGTAG
- a CDS encoding multicopper oxidase family protein, which translates to MKSKAWKSRSKRSKDLPDGEARRSFLKLSAAAMAAPLLLRARNSAAVEWVTTPQPIFPPSPTTRPWLEELPRQIVPIAPLDPLITPLTPSPTVDANIAGGEAGRAPHQRYAELIARFGAPQLYELSAVENPAWVTHPDLPNQTVWAYRSATPNATVPATIFARYGKPILCRIHNELPQDHVGFGSPEISTHLHNLHTPSESDGFPGDFYSPNLAGPTLTAPGEFKDHFYPNIYAGYDEQKTPLGDPNEALGTLFFHDHTLDFTAPNVYRGLVGFYLLFDDLDSGDERDPNGLRLPSHPYDYPLAFGDRRFTPLPDGQLFFDQLHAEGVLGDKVVVNGKIEPVLRVDRRKYRLRLLNSGTSRFYEFYLVTPGNVVQRFDYIANDGNLLPETLRNQTKVRLGVAERGDIVVDFSKYQIGTELYLVNRIRQLSTRGPKDVKAPGTRVLKFIVDRDPPEQDMSQVPDKLRDLPELPTDEEIDKLPVRRWEFDRKNGLWVVNQQLFDVDNPRAKIKQGDAEVWELVDDAGGWSHPIHIHFEEGIILSKTVDEIEVPVPLHERGRKDVFVLEKTMAMRVLLRFRDFKGKYVMHCHNVIHEDHAMMVRWDIVGEGEEDVDVGEDVDVDVDVDVDNDDDDDDDD; encoded by the coding sequence ATGAAAAGCAAGGCTTGGAAATCCAGGTCGAAGCGTTCCAAGGATTTACCCGACGGCGAAGCAAGACGCTCATTCCTCAAATTATCCGCCGCGGCAATGGCGGCGCCGCTGCTCCTGCGAGCACGCAACAGCGCTGCCGTGGAGTGGGTCACCACGCCCCAGCCGATCTTCCCCCCCAGCCCGACCACCAGGCCCTGGCTGGAGGAACTGCCCAGGCAGATCGTGCCGATCGCGCCGCTCGACCCACTAATAACCCCGCTAACCCCGAGTCCCACTGTGGACGCAAATATCGCAGGCGGCGAAGCCGGGCGAGCGCCGCACCAGCGTTACGCCGAGCTCATCGCAAGGTTCGGAGCGCCGCAACTCTATGAGTTAAGTGCCGTGGAGAATCCCGCATGGGTGACCCATCCGGACCTGCCCAACCAGACCGTCTGGGCTTACCGCAGCGCCACACCGAACGCGACCGTGCCCGCCACCATCTTCGCGCGTTATGGCAAGCCGATCCTCTGCCGCATCCACAACGAACTGCCGCAGGATCACGTCGGCTTCGGCAGCCCGGAGATCTCCACCCACCTGCACAATCTGCATACGCCCTCGGAGAGCGACGGCTTCCCGGGCGATTTCTACAGCCCGAATCTGGCCGGCCCGACCCTAACTGCGCCAGGGGAATTCAAGGACCACTTCTACCCCAACATCTATGCCGGTTACGACGAGCAGAAAACCCCTCTCGGCGATCCGAACGAGGCCCTGGGCACTCTGTTCTTCCATGACCACACCCTGGATTTCACCGCGCCGAACGTCTACCGAGGCCTGGTGGGGTTTTACCTGTTGTTCGACGACCTCGACTCGGGCGACGAACGCGATCCCAACGGGCTGCGGCTGCCGAGCCATCCCTACGACTACCCGCTGGCCTTCGGCGACCGGCGATTCACCCCGCTCCCGGACGGCCAGCTGTTCTTCGACCAGCTCCATGCCGAAGGCGTGCTCGGCGACAAGGTGGTGGTCAACGGCAAGATCGAACCGGTGTTGCGCGTGGATCGCCGCAAATATCGCCTGCGCCTGCTCAACAGCGGGACCAGCCGCTTCTACGAGTTCTATCTGGTCACCCCGGGCAACGTCGTGCAGCGCTTCGACTACATTGCCAACGACGGCAACCTGTTGCCGGAAACGCTGCGCAACCAGACCAAGGTGCGGCTCGGCGTGGCCGAGCGCGGCGACATAGTGGTGGACTTTTCCAAGTATCAGATCGGCACCGAGCTCTACCTGGTCAACCGGATCCGCCAGCTCAGCACCCGTGGGCCCAAGGACGTGAAGGCGCCAGGCACCCGCGTGCTCAAGTTCATCGTCGACCGCGACCCGCCGGAGCAGGACATGAGCCAGGTGCCGGACAAGCTGCGGGACTTGCCGGAGCTACCCACCGATGAGGAAATCGATAAATTACCGGTGCGGCGCTGGGAGTTCGATCGCAAGAATGGCCTGTGGGTGGTTAACCAGCAGCTGTTCGACGTGGACAACCCGCGGGCCAAGATCAAGCAAGGCGACGCCGAGGTCTGGGAATTGGTGGATGACGCCGGCGGCTGGTCCCATCCCATCCACATCCACTTCGAGGAAGGCATCATCCTCAGCAAGACCGTCGATGAGATAGAGGTGCCAGTGCCGCTGCACGAGCGCGGCCGCAAGGACGTCTTCGTGCTGGAAAAAACCATGGCCATGCGGGTGCTGCTGCGCTTCCGCGATTTCAAAGGCAAGTACGTCATGCACTGTCACAACGTGATCCATGAAGATCACGCGATGATGGTGCGCTGGGACATCGTGGGCGAGGGCGAGGAGGACGTGGACGTGGGCGAGGACGTGGACGTGGACGTGGACGTGGACGTGGACAATGACGATGACGATGACGATGACGACTGA
- a CDS encoding SCO family protein, giving the protein MNTRRDLLAGIGALGAAALGWAAWREVGEAPQRLRSAAAAGGRLPNTLLYTHEGKAVSFYDDLIRGKVVAINMMYASCAGICPTATANLRLVQQLLGQRLGRDVFMYSITLQPELDTPQNLREYVELHHIEPGWLFLTGAPANIEQLRYSLGFYDPDPLVDGNKASHSGMLRVGNDAYQRWTMAPALATPKQILATINHVDRSRVHSA; this is encoded by the coding sequence ATGAACACTCGCAGAGATCTATTGGCCGGCATCGGCGCCCTCGGCGCCGCCGCGCTCGGCTGGGCTGCCTGGCGCGAGGTCGGCGAAGCACCGCAACGCCTTCGCAGCGCGGCCGCCGCTGGCGGTCGCTTGCCGAACACGCTGCTCTATACCCACGAAGGCAAGGCGGTCAGCTTCTACGACGACTTGATCCGCGGCAAAGTGGTCGCCATCAACATGATGTATGCATCCTGCGCGGGGATTTGCCCGACCGCGACGGCGAACCTGCGGCTGGTGCAGCAGCTGTTGGGCCAACGCCTGGGGCGCGACGTCTTCATGTACTCGATCACCCTGCAGCCCGAGCTGGACACGCCGCAGAACCTGAGGGAATACGTCGAGTTGCACCATATCGAGCCGGGCTGGTTGTTCTTGACCGGCGCGCCCGCCAACATCGAGCAGTTGCGCTATAGCCTCGGCTTCTACGACCCCGACCCGCTGGTCGACGGCAACAAGGCGTCCCACTCCGGCATGCTGCGCGTCGGCAACGACGCCTACCAGCGCTGGACCATGGCGCCCGCACTGGCCACGCCCAAGCAGATCCTCGCCACCATCAATCATGTGGACAGATCCAGGGTGCACAGCGCTTAG
- a CDS encoding c-type cytochrome domain-containing protein, producing MNQNLYRMTSLYLLPVLLAAPTGHAEEVTYADLAALVQTRCVLCHSGPAAPLGLKLDSLDNLLAGSQNGPVVKAGNPAESELIRRLKGLSLPRMPMTGPPFLTEQEIDLFERWVAAGLPHGAPPPAAAVARAELRAQPGEPVSYARVAPIFAQRCAKCHAEGRAPEGYVLTSYQATVSRAERARVVPGFAEASELVRRIRGQALPRMPHDGPPYLDDAEIALISAWINQGARDAQGNAAPSPSGARVRLHGRLGAGWTLDGLRLIVDSATRVDNAPVAGDYVQVRGRIAADGSVVAERIKPRALD from the coding sequence ATGAACCAGAACCTGTACCGAATGACGTCGTTGTACCTGCTGCCGGTGTTGCTCGCTGCGCCCACGGGCCACGCCGAGGAAGTGACCTATGCGGATCTCGCGGCGCTTGTGCAAACGCGCTGCGTGCTCTGCCATAGCGGGCCAGCGGCGCCGCTGGGACTCAAGCTCGACAGTCTCGACAACCTGCTGGCCGGCAGCCAAAACGGCCCGGTGGTCAAGGCCGGTAATCCGGCCGAGAGTGAGCTGATCCGCCGGCTCAAAGGCCTCAGCCTGCCGCGCATGCCGATGACCGGGCCACCGTTTCTCACTGAGCAGGAGATCGACCTGTTCGAGCGCTGGGTGGCTGCCGGGTTGCCGCACGGTGCGCCACCTCCGGCGGCTGCCGTGGCCCGTGCGGAGCTGCGAGCGCAGCCGGGTGAACCGGTCAGCTATGCCCGTGTTGCGCCGATCTTTGCCCAGCGCTGTGCCAAATGCCACGCCGAGGGGCGGGCGCCCGAGGGCTATGTGCTGACCTCCTACCAGGCGACGGTTTCCCGCGCCGAGCGCGCGCGGGTGGTGCCGGGTTTTGCCGAGGCCAGCGAGCTGGTGCGGCGTATTCGCGGGCAGGCGCTGCCGCGCATGCCACACGATGGACCGCCGTATCTGGATGATGCGGAAATCGCCTTGATCAGCGCCTGGATCAACCAGGGCGCGCGGGATGCGCAAGGCAATGCCGCGCCCAGCCCGAGCGGCGCGCGGGTGCGTTTGCACGGCAGGCTCGGTGCCGGCTGGACGCTGGATGGGTTGAGGCTGATCGTCGACTCGGCCACCCGCGTGGATAACGCCCCGGTCGCGGGGGACTATGTGCAAGTGCGTGGTCGCATCGCGGCTGACGGCAGTGTGGTTGCAGAGCGCATCAAACCGCGCGCCCTGGACTAG